CTCACCGTGCTGACCGAAAACCTCGACCGCCATGTCACCGGCTTCGCCTGGCACCCGGATTCGAAGCGCATCGCCTTCACCGTCGAAGACCGCGGACGCCAGCAGGCGCATCTCATCCCCGTCACCGGCGGCGGCACCCGCGTCATCACGCAGGGCGCGACGCACGTCGGCGACCTCCAGTTCACCGCCGACGGCCGCACGCTGGTCTACAGCGAAATGAGCGGTTCGCGCCCGCCCGAACTCTACCGCGCCGCGAGCGGCGGCGGGGCGCCGGCGCCCGTCACGCGCCTGAACGATGCGGTGCTCGAAGCCCACGACCTGCGGCCTCTCGAGGACTTCACGGTCACCGGCGCCGAAGGCGCCTCCGTCCACAGCTTCCTGCTGAAACCTCCCGCTTTTGATTCAAACAAAAAATACCCGGTCCTGTTTCTGATCCACGGCGGCCCTCAGGGCGCCTGGGGCGAAACCTTCAGCTTCCGCTGGAACCCGCAGGTCTTCGCCTCGGCCGGCTTCGTGGTCGTCATGCCCAATCCCCGCGGCTCCACCGGTTACGGCACGAAGTTCACCGACGAAATCAACGGAGACTGGGGCGGCAGGGTCTACGAGGACATCCTCGCTGTCGTCCAGTACGTCGAGAAGCTCCCCTACGCCGACCCGCAGCGCATGGCCGCCGCCGGCGGCAGCTACGGCGGCTACATGGTCAACTGGATTCTCGGCCATACGGACAAATTCCGCGCGCTGGTTTCGCACGCCGGCGTTTACGACCTCTACAGCATGGGCGGCGAGACCGAAGAGTTGTGGTTCACCACCTGGGAGTTCAGGGGCCATCCCTGGGAAAACCCGGAAATGTACGACCGCTGGTCGCCCTCCCGCTACGCAGCCAATTTCAAGACGCCCACGCTCGTCATCCACGGCGAGCTCGACTACCGCGTGCCCTACGGCCAGGGCTTGCAGCTGTTCACGGCGCTCCAGGCGAAGAAGGTCCCCTCGAAGCTCGTGCTCTTCCCCGACGAGGGCCACTGGATCCTCAAGCCCCAGAACTCGCTCTTCTGGTACCGCACGTTCCTCGACTGGGTCACCGAGTGGACCAGCAAGCCCTGACCGGCGACGTCACTCGTCCAGACGCTTGAGCACCTCGATCAGCACCCGTCCCACCACCTCGAACGAGTCCGGGCTCAGCTTGTCGAGCGTGTCTTCTTTCGTGTGCCACCACGAGTTGTCCGGCCCGTATTCAAAATCGATCAGGTTCGCCGCCCGCACGCCCAGCCGCAGAAACGGCACATGGTCGTCCTCGATCGCCAGGGCCGGCCCGCTGAAATACTGCGACAGCCCGAGCTGCCGCGCCACGCTCCAGATCAGCCGCATCAGCGAGTCCGATGAATACTGCTCGCGCAGAATCCGCAGATCCCGGTCGCCGATCATGTCTACGTTGATCAGCGCCTCGAGCGTCGACAGCGTCCGGTCCTTCTGCCACTGCGCCGCCAGCCGCCGCGAGCCGTACAGGCTGTCCTCGGCCGTCCACTCCCGCACCGCCTCTTCGCCGTCGAAAAACACCAGATACACCGTGTTCTTCAGCGGCACGCTCTTCAGCGCTCGCGCCATCTCCAGCAGAAATCCCGCCGAAGAGCCCCCGTCATTGGCCCCGACGAAAAGAAACGGAAAAATCTTCGTGTCGTAATGGCCCGTGATGGCCACGGCTTTGCCCGAGGTGCCCGCGCGCATCGCGATGATGTTCTTCATCGCCATCGGCCCGGCCGGCGTGCGCGCCGTGAAGTCGTCCTCCCGCACCTGCCAGCCCTGCTCTTTCAGGTGCTTCACAATGTAGGCCTGCGCCTTCTTCATCCCCGGCGAGCCGGGCGGGCGCGGGCCGAACGAAACCAGCGTGCGCGTGTGCTCGAGTGCGTTGCGGCCGCTGAACTCGGCGTAAGCGGGCGTCATCAGGGCCATCAGGCAGGCCGCCGTCAGTTTCTGCGGGCGAGGCATCTATAGCCCAGTGTAAAGTCCTTGCGGCGGTCCAGCGGATCCAGCAGCGCCACGAGCAGCGCCAGGGGTCCGAACACCGGCAGCAGCCACGGCAGCATCTGGCAGGCGTTCAGCAGCCGGCGCGAGATCACCAGAAACAGTCCGCCCGCAGGCTCGATCTCTTCCACCGCGAACCCCGCCCGCGCCAGCAGATACTCCAGCCCGTGCCGCGTATAGCGGTAATAATCGTGCGGCGCCTGGTGCACCTCCCATTCCTGCGGCGCCACCAGCAGCAGCGCCGCGCCCCGCCGCATCACCCGCGCCAGTTCCTCGAGCGCCTCCGCCGGTCTCGGCAGGTGCTCCAGCGTCACGACGTGCAGCGCCGCGTCGAACCGCCCGCCGGCGAACGGGAGCTGTTCGAGATCCGCGATCGCATGCAGCCGCCGGTAGTCCCACGCCGGATCGCCGATCGCCAGATCCACGCCCACGTAGCGCGCGTGCGGAAACAGGTGCGCGTACTGCGCCTCGCCCGCGCCGGCGTCCAGAAGCAGCGCGCCCTGAGGCAGAGACCGCGCGAACGCAGAAACAGAATCCTCGATAAACGTTTCAAACGTAAACACCCGCCTCCGGAGCCACGCGGGCAGGCGGCGGCGCGCTTCCGCGTACTTCATGGCTTGCGCCGCGCCTCGACCATCACCGTCGATCCCGCGCGGCAGGCGGCTTCCAGCACGGTGAACGGAACCGATGCGAGCACCAGCAGGAAGTACAGCGCGTCTTTCAGCAGCCGCGCCCGCGGCGAAGAGTCCGCCCTCCTGACGCGCCGCCCCATCGGATCCAGCCCCGGAGCCAGCGTCGACGCCAGCCCCGCCGGATTGTCCCGCAGCGAAAAATGCTTGCGCCGCACGATCTCGAAACCCGCCGCGTCCAGCAGCATCTCCAGATCCGATTCGCGGAAGTCGATCAGGTGCCGCGGCACGTCCAGCCCGTTCCACGCCGCGCCGAACAGCAGGAACTGCCAGCAGCCCGCGTTCGGCACCTGGATCACAAGCCGCCCCTCGGGGATCAGCAGCTCCCGCGCCGCGTCCAGATACGCCGTCGGATCGTAGAGATGCTCCAGCACGTGGAACATCGTGATCAGCCCGAACGACCCCGGGCGGAACGGCGCCCGCGTCAGCGCGCCGCAGGCGACCGGCACGCCGTTGCTCGACCATGCCACGGAAGCCGCGTCCAGCGAAAAATCCAGCCCGAAAGCCCGGTGCTCCGGCAGGTGCAGTTCCCGCAGAAACAGCCCTCCGCCGCAGCCCACATCCAGCACCAGCGAGTCGGGCGGCAGCTCGCGCAGCGCCCGCCGCGCAAACCGCACATGGTCCTGGATGGCCAGCCTCCGCCACGCCTCCGCCAGCGAGTCCGCCGCCGAAGCCGCCGGATCGAACCAGTAATCCGGCGGGTAATACTGATGCAGCTTCTGCGGTTCCGGCCACGGCATCAGCCGGATCAGCCGGCACTGGCGGCACTCGACGATCAGGAACTCGTCTTCCGTGGTCGCAAACAGTCGGTCCGTCGCGCTGAACAGCGTGCGGAAGTTCGCTTCGCCGCACGCGGGGCAGGCATCGCGCACAGGCGCGCTCGCCGGGCGCGGCTGCGCGGCGGCGGAATCCTCTCGGGACGCAGGCGTCACGGGCTGGTCAGGGGGTGTTTCCAATCGCAAGTCTCAGCCAACAGTGTACCCGCCGCGGCCCTTCCCCTGCGCCCCGCGGCGCTCGGGCTACACTGGAAGTTCCCCGCATGCAGACTGAAGCCGTTCCTGTTGCGCGCTGGCGCGTCCACCGCCGCATGTACGACTGGATGATGCAGTGGGCCCACAGCCCGCACAGCCAGGCGGCCCTCTTCCTGCTCGCTTTCGCCGAGTCCAGCGTCTTCCCCATCCCGCCCGACGCCCTGCTCATCGCCCTCGTGCTCGGCGCGCCGCGCCGCTGGCTGGCGCTCGCCGGCGTCTGCACCATCGGCAGCGTCCTCGGCGGCGCCGCCGGCTACGGCATCGGCCGCTTCCTCATGGACACCGTCGGACTGCGCGTCATCGAGTTCTATCACGCGCAGAAGTATTACGAGCAGGTGATGCTCTGGTACCGCCAGTATGACTTCTGGATCGTCTTCACTGCCGCCTTCACGCCCATCCCCTACAAGGTCTTCACCATCGCTTCCGGCGCGTTTCACATGAATATCTGGGGCTTCGCCGCCGTCTCGCTCGTGGGGCGCGGCGCGCGCTTCTTCCTCGTCGCCGGCATGCTGCGCCTCTTCGGCGAACCGGTCCGCCGCTTCATCGACAGATATTTCGACTGGCTGGCCCTCGCCTTCGTCATCCTTCTCGCCGGCGGCTTCGCTCTGTTGCGCTACGCGCGCTGACCGCCCGGCGCCGCCACCTGCTCGCTCAGCTCGCCCAGCCGGATTCGGTACCGCCACAGCAGCCGCCGCACCTCCGCGTTCCCGAGCCGCCGCAGCGGCTTTAGCGCCCGGCGCTTCCGCCACGTGCGCGGAAGCATCTTCAGGGCTTCCACATCCCCTCTGAGCACCGCCAGAAATGCCCGCAGCTTGCCCGCCAAGCCGGGAATCCGCCCCGCCTCTCCCCTGCCCCGCAGCGCCGCCCATGCCCCCGCCCCGATCCGCAGCGCGAAAAACAGCGGATTCAGCAACAACAGGTCCGGAGGAAAATGTTTCGCCGCCAGCAGCACCCGGTTGCGCTCGATCAGCTCCAGCCGGCGCGGGCTCAGCACTCCCAGGGTCGAGCCCCGGTGGTGCCGCACCACCGCCTTCGGAACATACAGGCAGCGCCAGCCCGCGATCCGCGCCCGCAGTCCCAGCTCGGCATCATCGCCATAGGCGAACAGGTCCTCGTCGAACAGTCCGATTTCGTCGAGCATCGCCCGCCGGTACATGCACGCGCAGCCGTCCGGCCACAGCACTTCTTCCCTCTGATCGTACCGCCCGCAGTCCCGCTCGCCCGTCCCGCGCCCGCGGTTCTGCCCGTCCAGCCAGATCAGATGCCCGGCTTTGTCGATGATCCGCGGGTCTTCGTACACCAGAATCTTGGACGCCGCCATCCCCACGCGCGGATCCTCGAACGCGGAGTGCAGCTGCGCCAGCCAATCCGGCTCCGCTTCGGCATCGTTGTTCAGCAGAGCCACGAACGGCGCCGCCGACACCCGGATGCCCTGATTGTTGGCGGCGCAGAACCCCAGATTCTCCGCGTTCCGCAGCAGCCGCACCGGAAACGGCGCCGACGCGGCGAACGCTTCCACCGCTTCCACGGAACCATCGGTCGAACCGTTGTCCACCACCACCGCCTCGAACGGCACGCCCTGCGGCCGCAGCAGCGACCGCAGGCACGCCTCCAGCAGCGCCGCGCGGTTGTAGTTGACGATGATGACCGAGACGAGCGGCTCCCGCATGGCCCTCCCGTATGGTAACGGGCCGGCCTACTTCAGCGGCGTTCCCGGCGGCGGGAACCGCCGCGCCGCGTCGTCCAGCACCAGCACCCAGTCGCTGCCGAAGCCCTCCGACGGGCAGCGGAACTCGAGCGGCTGCGTCGAATCGTGCTCGCCCGCTTCATAGGCGGACCCCGATCGCGGATTGAACCACCACGCCCGCGCCCGCGCAAACGGCAGCGGATGGAGCTGGATCGTGCGCCCCTGCGCGCTGTAGACGAACACATAGCCGTCCCCGCGCGTAGCGGCGATAGAGTCCGCGCCGCTCAGCGTTTCGCGCAGCAGCGTCTGGTCCGGCACGCGCGACAGGAACGGCCGCGACTCCATCAGCGCCTTCAGATGCCGCATCTGGGCCGCCCCCGGCCGCTCGATCGCCTGCCGCCACTCCATCAGCGGGCCGTTCACCGGCTTCCGCCCTGCCGCGTACATCTGCCATACCGCATGGTTGCCGTACGTGTGGCCCAACGCGCCCGCGAACACGTCCCAGTAAGCGTACTGCCGCACGTGCGCGTCGAACGAATAGCCCAGCTCCTTCGCCCGGAACGCCAGCGGATGGTCCTCGTACAGAGGCTCGCCGTCCAGCACCGGCTTCACCGGCGTGCGGGCGTAGTCCTGCGCGATATGCAGAAATGGCTGCCGTGTCGCCGGAACTCCGTGTCCGTTTTGCTGCATGTTGAACGAAAGCCAGGCGTCATTGTGGAACCATGTCGAGGATTTTGCGCCGCCCTGCGGGTGATACGTCATCAGCACGGCCGCATCATCCTCGCGTCCGGCCGCGCCCAGGGCGATGCCCCGCGCCATCGCACGCCAGACGGCCTCGAAGCCGTCCGCCGGCCGGTCGCCTCCGAGAACCCAGATAACTCCCTTTGATTTGTAGCGCTGCCCCAGCCATTTTCCGTAGATTTCCGCGTTTTCCGGCGTGAAAATCGGCGTGTCTTTCACCCAGCGGCCCCACGTGGGCAGCATCGCCACGTAAATGCCGCGCGCGTTGGCGGCATCCACGATGAAATCCACGTGGTCCCAGTAATCGTACTGGCCCTTCTTCTTCGGATCAGCGCCGGGCGTGACAGCCGGCCGTGCCGGGTCGCGGTCCGCAAGCGGCAGCATCCCGTAGGGATTCGGAACCGTGATGCCGTCCAGCTCCGCCAGCGCTACCGCTTGAACAACGTTGTAGCCCTGCCGCGCCCGCGTGTCCAGATAGTGCAGCGCCTCCTCTCGGTTCAGCCGGTGGAACAGCTCCCACGCCGTGTCTGCCAGCCAGAAGAATGGCTTTCCGTCAGCCGTGACGAGAAACCGCCCGTTCTCGCTCACCTTCAACGGAGGCAGGCGCCGTGGCTGCGCCAGCAGCATCCCCGCGGCGCACAGGACGACAAGACCGTATCGAAACAGCAGCATGACGCCTTACAGCATATCCGGCTCGGCCCCTGCGCGCCAGATCCGGCGCGGCGCGGAAGGCAGCCGTCCCAGCAGATATTCCAGTTCTATATCTGAGGCCCTCACGCGCCACAGATGCGCCCGGCAGCGGCAGTCGGAGGAACCGAACCGCGGCACGGGGCAATCGGATTCCGCCAGGCGGCTCAGTCCCGCCGCCCATTGGCACTCCAGCCGCTGCGCGCCGGTGCGGATCCAGACCTCCTGCACGCGGACCCGCCGCAGCAGGTAATCAATGTGCCAGTGCAGCCGCCGCGCTCCTTCCACATGCCGCCGCACGCGGGCGCGCAATCCTCCCGGTCCAAGCGCGCTCCCGCAGTAAACGTAAGCGCCCGCGGCCAACTCCTGCATGCCCAGCGCGCCCGCGCGCACGCGCAGCTCCCGCGCCAGGCGCAGCACCAGCAGATAAGAGCCCGGCGCCGCGGGCCAGTCTTCTCCGCGCCTGTCCGGACCATGCGTCTGCACGCGCAATATCATGACAGCATGCGGCTCGTAACGGGAACCCTGATCCTGGTTTGCGTCTCCGCCGCTGCAGGCACGCGCGGCACCGTGCGCGACGCAGCCGGCGGCGAGCGCCTCGAGCGGGTCAGGGTGACGCTCGATTGCGGGGGCGCCTCCGAAACCGTCACCACGGGTCTCGATGGGAGGTTCGAGTTCCGGGATGCGGCCCGTCCCGGCTGCACCGTGCTCGCCCAGCTCGTCGGCTACCGTCCTGTCCGCCTCGAGCTCGGCGGGGACAGCGAGATCGAGATCGCCATGACGCCCGACACGCTCAGCCGCCGCGAGAGCGTCGAAGTCCGCGAAGACGCCTTCGCCGTGCAGTCCGAAGCGAGCCCCAGCGAGCGCGTCATCAGCGGCCTCGAAATGAAGACGCTGGCCGGCGTGCTCGTCGATGATCCGTTGCGCGCCGTGCAGGCTCTGCCGGGCGTCGCTTCGTCGAAAGATTACATCGCGCAGTTCAGCCTCCGCGGCGCGGCCTTCGAGCGCACGGGCGTCTGGCTCGACGGCGTTCTGCTGCGCAGTCCTTTCCATACCGTCCAGAGCCAGGAAAAGACCGGCTCGATGTCCGTCATCAACGCAGACCTCGTCGAGGAAGTCGCCCTGCACGCCGGCGCGCCGCCTGTCTCTTACTACGACCGCACCGCAGGCGCGGTCGACATGCGGCTCCGCGACGGAAGCCGGATCGGCCCAACCATACGGCTCAACTCCGGCGTCGCAAGCACGGGCGTCATCCTGGAAGGCCCCGTGGGGAAGCAGCGCCGCGGCTCCTGGCTGGCCGCCGCCCGCAAGAGCTACCTGCAATACCTGCTGCGGCGCAGCTCCGCCGATGACTGGCTCGCATTCGGATTCGTCGACACCGAGGGGCGCTTCACCTACGACCTCACTTCTTCACAGCAGGTCACGCTCTCCGTTCTGGACGGCCGCTCCGATCTCGACCGCACCCACGTGCGCAACCGCCTCGGCCTCAACGCCATCATGAACGGCGAGTACCACGTCACCGTGGCCGGTGCCTCCTGGCGCTGGGCCCCTTCCTCGAAAGCCCTCTTGACGCAGCGCCTGGCCTGGATGCGCGAGCGCGCGTACAACATCAACAACCGCGAACTCGAGCTGAACCGCATGGGCTACGCCGAGTGGGCGTGGAACGGCTCTCTCTCCTGGAACTGGCATCCCAATGCGCCGCTGGAAGCGGGCGGCGCGCTCCGGCGGCTCCACGACGACGGCTTCACGGCCCGTTATCAGTTCAACCCGCTCGCCCTGCGGCGAAAAGACGACTGGCGCGGCACGGCCGTGCGCGGCGGCGCGTTCCTCCATCAGGGCTGGACCTCCGGCCCTCTGACGCTGGGCGCTGGCGCGCGCTTCGACAACGACAGCGAAGCCGGACCCGCGGCCGTCTCCCCGCATGCTTCCGCCGCCGCGCGCCTCGGAAGCCGCGCGCGCGTGCAGGCCGCCTGGAGCCAGGCCGTGCAGTATCCGTCCCTGATGGCCCGCTTCGTCGCCAACATGGGCAACCGGCATCTCGCTCCGGAGCGCGCCAATCACGCCGTCGCCGGCGCCGAGTACAGGATCGACGACCGCACCCGCCTGCGCGTCGAGGCGTTCCACCGGGCCGAACGCGATCTGATCGCGCAGCCCCTGATCGAGCCGCGCCTCCTTGCCACCGGCGCGATTTTCATCCCGCCCGAATTTCCGCTTTTTCTGAATTCCGTGCGCGGCACGGCGCGCGGCGCGGAATTTTTCCTGCAGCGCCGCTCCGCCAACCGCCTCTCCGGCTGGATGTCCTACGGCTGGGTGAAAACCCGGATGCGGGACGCCGTCACTGGCGCCGTTTACCCTGCCGACAGCGAGCAGCGCCACACGGTCACGCTGTTCGGCAGCTGGCGGCTGACGCCTTCCGTCCATGCCAGCGCCCGCTACGGCTATGGAAGCAATTTCCCGATTCCCGGATTTCTGCGCTGGGAAAACGGCCGCTATTTTCTCGGCAACGAGAGAAATTCTCTGCGGTTGCCGGCATATCACCGTCTGGATTTCCGCATCAACAAGTCGTTTCACATTGAAACCGGCCGCGGCTGGACCTGGCGGGGCACGCTGTACGCGGAGGTGATGAACGTCACCAACCGGCACAACACCACGTTCGACGCGTTCAATGGCTTCAACGCCCGCACCGGCGAGGCGTCGGTCGGTTTCCTCAGGCTGTTCCCCATCGTCCCCGCGGCCGGCCTGATGCTCGAGTGGGAACGCGGGCTACGCGCCCGCTGAGCCCCTCAGCGCCTGCCGCACGGCGGCCGCCAGCGCTTCGGCTGAAAACGGCTTGGCCAGCACCGGCACCCCGTGCAGATCGGCCGGGTGGCGGCTCAGTTCCTCGGAGTACCCGGTGAACAGCAGCGCACGCAGCGACGGATCCACCCGCCGCAACTGCCGCACCAGCTCGATGCCGTCCATCTCCGGCATCGATACGTCTGTCACCACCAGATGGAAGGAAGGCTCGGCCGATGCGAACATCTCCAGCGCCCGCGCCGCCGACGGAGCGTCCGCCACCTCGTAACCGAAATGCTCCAGCAGCTGCCGCGTCAGCAGACGCACCGCGTCGTCGTCTTCCACCAGAAGAATGCGCGCCGGTCCTTCCTCTTCCGCCCCTGCGCTGGCTGGGGCGCCGCTGACGGCGGCGGGCAGATCCACTTCAAACGTCGCCCCCGCGCCCGGCGCGGATTGCACGCGGATGGCGCCCCCGCAGGATTTCACGATGCCGTACACCGACGTCAGCCCGAGCCCGGTGCCGCGTCCCGGCTCCTTCGTCGTGAAAAACGGCTCGAAGATGCGCGCGCGCGTCGCCTCGTCCATCCCGTGCCCTTCGTCCCGGACCGACAGCCTGACATACCGGCCCGGCGCAAGATCCAGGCGCTTCGCCTCCTCCGGATTCTCGATCGTCACGGCACGCGTGCGGATTTCGATGGTCCCGCCCTCGGGCATCGCGTCCCGCGCATTGACGATCAGATTCATGAGGATCTGCTCGGCCTGCGACCGGTCCGCCGCCAGCGGCGGCAGCGCCGGATCCAGGTCCCGGAGGATGCGGATCCGCGCGCCCAGGATTTTCTCCACCACGGACACCAGCGATTCGACCGCCGCGTTCAGATCGAACGGAAACGGACTGGCAGCCTGCCGCCGGCTGAACATCAGCAGCTGCGACACCAGTTGCGACGCCCGGTCCGACGCGCGGCGGATGGCCTCCGCTGCGCGCCCCAGCTCGTCGGAATTCGCATCGGGCCGCGACAGGACGGCCGCGTGGCCCGCGATCACCGTCAGCAGATTGTTGAAGTCGTGCGCCACCCCGGAAGCCAGAAGCCCGATCGCCTCCATCCGCGCCGCCTGCCGGAGGTGCTCCTCCAGCCGCCGCTGTTCGGTGATGTCCACCGCGAATGCGCCCACCAGCAGCTCTTCGCCAGAAGGCACGGGAAACCGCCGCACCAGAAAGGTCCGTTCCTCGCCGTGGACGCGGATCGTCATCACGCGCTCCGCCATGGGTTCGCCGGCCAGGATCCGCGCGTGATCCTCGTCGGCCAGCTTCACAACATTCGGCTCGAAAAATGTTTTCGGCGTCCGCCCCGCCCACTCCACGCCCCGGGCCAGGTTCTCGATCCAGTACCGGTTGGCGTAAACATAGCGCCCCTGCCGGTCCCGCAGGAACGCCGCCACCGGCAGATTGTCCATGAAGGCCGCAAAGCGTCGCTCGCTCGCTTCCACCGCCCGCCGCGACGCCTCCATCGCCTCCAGCCGCCGCCGCAGGACGGCGTACAGCAGAAGCGTCGTCACCGCGACGAAGCCCAGCCCCTTGTACTGGCTCACCCGGGCCAGCGCCGCCGCGTCCGGAAACAGCCGCGCCGCCGCCGCGTCCGACAGGATGATCCACAGGCCCGCCGCAACGAAGTACGCGGCGGCGATCTGGAACGCGCTGGACTTCGTCAGTTGGACGATGCGCCGCCGCATGTTCGGACGAGGCTTGCCGCGCCTCACATCAGAGCTGCGGCAGAGCGATGATGACCCCCGCCAGAATCAGCGAAGCCGCGGGCAGCAGCAGCAGCGCCTTCTTCAGCCGCTTCGGATCGTCGCCCGCAATGCCGCCGATGATCGGAGAGCTGACCACAAGGCCGAGCCACCCGCAGGTGGAAGCGATGCCCGTGGCCGTCGCGTCCAGACCCTGCGGCTTGAACGCCGTTCCCACCAGCCCCAGCGCCGTCGGAAAGACCGGCGCCATCGCAATGCCCGCCAGAAACACCAGCACCCAGGCGGTCGACGCGTTCGACGTCTGCAACATGACATAGGTTGTCACGGCCATCAGCAGCGCCGCCCCCAGCAGCACCATCTTCGGCGTCACGCTGCCCAGCACCGGCACCACCGCCACGCGGCCCAGCAGCAGGCCCAGCGCGAAGCCCAGCGACAGAATCGTCAGCGCCTTCGCGTCCGGCACGCCCTGCGCAATCAGATGCCGCGCCAGCCAGTTCCACACGCCCACTTCGCAGGCGACATACAGGAACAGCGCGAACGACAGCAGCAACAGCACCGGGCTCGTGATCAGCGACGAGACCTGCTCCGCCTGGAACGACACCTTCCCGCTCGGCGGCGCCATCTCCGTCAACGCATTGAACACCAGCGCCACCAGGGCCACCGTCGTCGCGAACAGCAGCAGCTTCGGCACGTCGTTGCGGAACAGCCGCGCCGCAATCAGCGGCGTCACCAGCCCGCCCAGCCCGAAGAACAGGTTCACCGCGTTGAACACCGCCGCGCCCTGCAGCCACGACACCTGGATGTCGTTGGCCACCGCGAACGCCGACGTCACCAGCGCGCCGCCGCCCGTGCCCAGCACGAACATCGCGCTGGCGATCGGCACGTATCCCTTCGCCGCGCGCAACCCGATCAGCGCCAGCCCGATCAGCGCCAGCGACAGCAGCATGCCCACTTTCTTGCCCTGCAGGTCGAGCAGCGGGCCGGCGAAAAAGCCTCCGAACATCAACCCGATGGCCTGCATCATGCCGATCTTGCCGTTCTGGCTGGGCGTCAACTGAAATCGCCGCGAAAGCTCGGGCAGAATCGTGCCCAGCATCGCGGCGATCATGCCGTAGGTGAAGATGCCGAGAATGTCCGCGATCAGAAGCATAGCGCAGTCATGCTATCAGATCGCCCGGCGCCGCGGCGGCGCCATGGCTAGTCGATGACTGCGCCCGTGCCCTGGATCTGATAGATCGTCACCGGCCCGGTGATCGACGCGGGATCGAACGGCTTGTTGTTCTCCTCGGCTTCGTGCTTGGCCCGCTCGATGGCCTGCTCGCGCGTCAGCTCGATCTTCGCGAACTTGCCCTCGGCCACAGCCATCTTGCCGATGGCCTCTTTCGGGAACACGATTTCGCCGTCCTTCACCTTGATGCGCACGCGCGCGTTGGTCGCCGGATCCGCCAGGTTCATCCAGCAGCCCATCTTTTCGCAGACCTCGGTCACCTTGCCCCGCACCTGCACCATCTTGCCGACGTACTGCTCGGGCTTTTTCTCGAGATCCGCAATGGGCGTCTGCTTCTTCAGCTCCAGCGGCTTGCCCAACGGGCCGCCGAGCGCCAGGGAAGCACAGATCATCAACAGTGTGATCACTCGCATGCCACTATTCTGCCGCAAATCAGCATGCAGCATAGTCCTCAGCCCCCGCCACAGCACGCCTCTGGTTTGTTGATCCGCGTTTCCCGGCGCACCGGCTTACTCCGCCTGCGCCCCGGCTGCGAGCATCCGCGCGGCCAGCGCCAGCGCCGCCGCGCCGGGCGCAAAGAACCCGCGCAGATCTGCCGGAGCCAGCCCTGGGCGCAAGGGCACTTCCGCCAGCCGTGGTGCGAATTCTTCGTTCAGCTTCACTGCCGGCCGCCGGCGCAGCAGAAGCAGCGTGCAGATTTCGGGCCGCTGGTTCAGCGTGTGAACGGCCACCCCTGTCAGCCGCAACTGCCGCGCCGCCAGCTCCAGCCCCAGCTCTTCGCACAATTCCCGCCGGACGTTTTCGACTACCGAAAACGGCGGAGCGAACATCCCTGACGGAACCACGTGCAGCAGTCCTGCCCGGTGCGGCATCGCCTTTGCCCCCAACGGCGCGGCCAGAGTCTTCCA
This DNA window, taken from Bryobacteraceae bacterium, encodes the following:
- a CDS encoding peptidase S9, with the protein product MLSRSVLALSLAAFAASAQKAPFTAEAMMKIKRIGDPSVAPNGSAVAYTVGEPDLAKNTVDRQIWISPLAGGPARKATTEGRNWGARFSPDSKQIAFISTRSGSAQVWVMDALGENPRQITNLSTEADGVIWSGDGKTLVFTSEVYPECNADDACNKRRMEEEAKNPVKARVYDQLLYRHWNQWKGKRVRHLMAVPAEGGKVRDLTPGARYDVPPFSLSGGGDYAVSPDGKEVCYAANFDEDQALSTNWELYVIPIEGPGEGREAVKISNSPGADASPQYSPDGRWLAWRMQVRPGYESDRWRLVVLERETGQLTVLTENLDRHVTGFAWHPDSKRIAFTVEDRGRQQAHLIPVTGGGTRVITQGATHVGDLQFTADGRTLVYSEMSGSRPPELYRAASGGGAPAPVTRLNDAVLEAHDLRPLEDFTVTGAEGASVHSFLLKPPAFDSNKKYPVLFLIHGGPQGAWGETFSFRWNPQVFASAGFVVVMPNPRGSTGYGTKFTDEINGDWGGRVYEDILAVVQYVEKLPYADPQRMAAAGGSYGGYMVNWILGHTDKFRALVSHAGVYDLYSMGGETEELWFTTWEFRGHPWENPEMYDRWSPSRYAANFKTPTLVIHGELDYRVPYGQGLQLFTALQAKKVPSKLVLFPDEGHWILKPQNSLFWYRTFLDWVTEWTSKP
- a CDS encoding cytochrome b561, yielding MQTEAVPVARWRVHRRMYDWMMQWAHSPHSQAALFLLAFAESSVFPIPPDALLIALVLGAPRRWLALAGVCTIGSVLGGAAGYGIGRFLMDTVGLRVIEFYHAQKYYEQVMLWYRQYDFWIVFTAAFTPIPYKVFTIASGAFHMNIWGFAAVSLVGRGARFFLVAGMLRLFGEPVRRFIDRYFDWLALAFVILLAGGFALLRYAR
- a CDS encoding glycosyl transferase, with translation MREPLVSVIIVNYNRAALLEACLRSLLRPQGVPFEAVVVDNGSTDGSVEAVEAFAASAPFPVRLLRNAENLGFCAANNQGIRVSAAPFVALLNNDAEAEPDWLAQLHSAFEDPRVGMAASKILVYEDPRIIDKAGHLIWLDGQNRGRGTGERDCGRYDQREEVLWPDGCACMYRRAMLDEIGLFDEDLFAYGDDAELGLRARIAGWRCLYVPKAVVRHHRGSTLGVLSPRRLELIERNRVLLAAKHFPPDLLLLNPLFFALRIGAGAWAALRGRGEAGRIPGLAGKLRAFLAVLRGDVEALKMLPRTWRKRRALKPLRRLGNAEVRRLLWRYRIRLGELSEQVAAPGGQRA
- a CDS encoding membrane protein; its protein translation is MRLVTGTLILVCVSAAAGTRGTVRDAAGGERLERVRVTLDCGGASETVTTGLDGRFEFRDAARPGCTVLAQLVGYRPVRLELGGDSEIEIAMTPDTLSRRESVEVREDAFAVQSEASPSERVISGLEMKTLAGVLVDDPLRAVQALPGVASSKDYIAQFSLRGAAFERTGVWLDGVLLRSPFHTVQSQEKTGSMSVINADLVEEVALHAGAPPVSYYDRTAGAVDMRLRDGSRIGPTIRLNSGVASTGVILEGPVGKQRRGSWLAAARKSYLQYLLRRSSADDWLAFGFVDTEGRFTYDLTSSQQVTLSVLDGRSDLDRTHVRNRLGLNAIMNGEYHVTVAGASWRWAPSSKALLTQRLAWMRERAYNINNRELELNRMGYAEWAWNGSLSWNWHPNAPLEAGGALRRLHDDGFTARYQFNPLALRRKDDWRGTAVRGGAFLHQGWTSGPLTLGAGARFDNDSEAGPAAVSPHASAAARLGSRARVQAAWSQAVQYPSLMARFVANMGNRHLAPERANHAVAGAEYRIDDRTRLRVEAFHRAERDLIAQPLIEPRLLATGAIFIPPEFPLFLNSVRGTARGAEFFLQRRSANRLSGWMSYGWVKTRMRDAVTGAVYPADSEQRHTVTLFGSWRLTPSVHASARYGYGSNFPIPGFLRWENGRYFLGNERNSLRLPAYHRLDFRINKSFHIETGRGWTWRGTLYAEVMNVTNRHNTTFDAFNGFNARTGEASVGFLRLFPIVPAAGLMLEWERGLRAR
- a CDS encoding MFS transporter encodes the protein MLLIADILGIFTYGMIAAMLGTILPELSRRFQLTPSQNGKIGMMQAIGLMFGGFFAGPLLDLQGKKVGMLLSLALIGLALIGLRAAKGYVPIASAMFVLGTGGGALVTSAFAVANDIQVSWLQGAAVFNAVNLFFGLGGLVTPLIAARLFRNDVPKLLLFATTVALVALVFNALTEMAPPSGKVSFQAEQVSSLITSPVLLLLSFALFLYVACEVGVWNWLARHLIAQGVPDAKALTILSLGFALGLLLGRVAVVPVLGSVTPKMVLLGAALLMAVTTYVMLQTSNASTAWVLVFLAGIAMAPVFPTALGLVGTAFKPQGLDATATGIASTCGWLGLVVSSPIIGGIAGDDPKRLKKALLLLPAASLILAGVIIALPQL